A single Acidobacteriota bacterium DNA region contains:
- a CDS encoding DUF4160 domain-containing protein, which yields MSPTVFRARGYRFYFFSREEERPHVHVHHATGEAKFWSEPEIELARNYGLSPDRLNTAQRMIDEHADEIRAAWNDHFGR from the coding sequence GTGAGTCCGACTGTCTTCCGAGCGCGCGGATATCGCTTCTACTTCTTCTCGCGCGAGGAGGAGAGACCGCACGTTCATGTCCACCATGCGACGGGGGAGGCGAAGTTCTGGAGCGAGCCCGAAATCGAGTTGGCGCGGAACTACGGACTCAGTCCCGACCGGCTGAACACGGCCCAGCGGATGATCGACGAACATGCGGATGAAATCCGTGCAGCCTGGAACGACCACTTCGGACGTTGA
- a CDS encoding DUF2442 domain-containing protein encodes MKSVQPGTTTSDVEVTNVSEHGFWIFIGDRELFAPFTEFPWFEHASIRELTTVELPSPHHLYWPELDVDLAVDSLDHPDRYPLVSRRHRRRRQATGRVR; translated from the coding sequence ATGAAATCCGTGCAGCCTGGAACGACCACTTCGGACGTTGAGGTCACCAACGTCTCCGAGCACGGCTTCTGGATCTTCATTGGGGACCGCGAGCTCTTTGCCCCGTTCACCGAGTTCCCCTGGTTTGAACATGCATCCATCAGGGAACTCACGACCGTGGAGCTGCCGAGTCCGCATCACCTTTACTGGCCTGAACTCGATGTCGATCTGGCTGTCGATTCACTGGACCATCCGGATCGCTATCCGCTCGTCAGCCGTAGGCATCGCCGCCGGAGGCAGGCGACCGGCCGGGTTCGTTGA